In a single window of the Olivibacter sp. SDN3 genome:
- a CDS encoding IclR family transcriptional regulator, giving the protein MQSRDNKYQAPALEKGLAILEYLSSQSIPQSQTEIAAGIGRSQNEIYRMLISLEHTGYILREEVSGKYRLSLKLYYLSHHHSIVDELRRAALNAMEGLADSIKEACHLSIIYRSKLMVITHVKSPAPIALSIEEGSLFPLILTASGRVLLAYSTNEVKDNLLSNSQSYQTFDKARREELNVLLHDISQRGHYIMQSDLAEGVTDIAVPIIHPNTGIVACLTVSKLTKFNIDINVDNKRILREIEHAVHEILKKIGFA; this is encoded by the coding sequence ATGCAGTCTAGAGACAATAAATACCAAGCGCCGGCTTTAGAGAAAGGTTTAGCTATTTTAGAGTATTTATCATCACAGTCGATTCCTCAATCACAAACAGAAATTGCTGCAGGTATTGGGAGAAGCCAAAACGAAATCTATCGTATGCTCATAAGCCTAGAGCACACCGGATACATCTTGCGCGAGGAGGTTTCTGGTAAATACCGCTTATCATTAAAATTATATTATTTATCTCATCATCATTCTATTGTAGATGAGCTGCGGAGGGCCGCTCTAAATGCTATGGAAGGGCTGGCAGACAGTATAAAAGAGGCCTGCCACCTCAGTATTATATATCGCAGTAAATTAATGGTTATCACACATGTGAAAAGTCCGGCGCCTATAGCATTATCAATTGAGGAGGGCAGTCTTTTCCCGCTGATTTTAACAGCTTCTGGTAGGGTTTTACTAGCTTATTCGACTAACGAAGTTAAAGACAATCTTCTTAGTAATAGTCAATCTTATCAAACCTTTGATAAAGCTAGACGGGAAGAATTAAACGTTTTGTTGCATGATATTTCCCAGCGGGGTCATTATATTATGCAAAGCGACCTTGCTGAGGGAGTGACAGATATCGCTGTTCCCATTATACACCCGAACACCGGCATTGTTGCCTGCTTAACGGTTTCTAAACTCACCAAATTCAACATTGATATCAATGTTGACAACAAAAGAATTTTGAGAGAGATTGAACACGCTGTCCATGAGATCTTAAAGAAGATTGGATTTGCTTAA
- a CDS encoding TonB-dependent receptor encodes MNTNPMNLRQVFVGHKYTWILLLLLGNLLLFDRAFAQNERAITGKVTAISGESLASVSVRVKSTNTVTSTDTDGNFKLLVPMVGGILEFSSVGFLTREITIGDQTVLTVTLQEDISALDEVVVVGYGTQKKANLTGSVGAVSGEILTQRPAPNAANLLQGRVTGVQVTQPSGEPGRDNPNFLIRGRSTFGGSTAPLVLIDGVTGSFNNLSPNDIENVTVLKDAASAAIYGARAANGVVLVTTKKGRSGKAVFNYHANVARHSPTALPDLITNSAEYMELYNQAAARSGVAFRYPEGEIEKYRNATDRNQYPNFDNVDYYINPATVTNHNLSVSGGGERNTFNASLSYLDQRAMIKGYNFKRYNGLLNYTNELSKAITVGTIMNMTYKDRQEPPFTGENMALAIYAAGPLYGPFLPDGSGRIVSRAYQQEGRNRNPQEYYAMGEQNTKEYNLNAQAFIDIRLFKGFTWTSKVAINYIDEYYKMYQKDYDAFLFQKDPSTDTYIRDTFGPDILGVTDQYSKVLNPTVYSTLTYDAQIEDHTFRVLAGYEQIFYKNQNLRGRRINTVAPVLTDLTGYMPDGESLYFTHPRLPSLAGPSEWAMQSFFGRLNYDYKGIYLLEANLRYDGTSKVSPAYRWGLFPSVSAGWLLSKENFLENQSNWLSELKFRGSYGTLGNQDVGTYLYQDNLVIGSIYYPFGNADLQQGAVNDVFRDQRIRWESSRVLDFGFDLNVKNGLLGITFDWFRRSAFNILAAPSVPASLGVPSQTINNGKMRSQGIELELTHQHRIGEVSYGANFQISTARNKVIDIQIPFRGSTIQEIGLPYNEHFLYEWDGIFQEEDIGNPAVPRHELNPNPRAGDLKMKDKNGDGVVNADDRIVVKGAYPDYIYSFGFNVGYKGFSLHAFFQGVEGLKARVNNWGVDPFMQGTAPTSKWRDAWTPENRSNTLPAIYIAGYSGVANYGSSTYYLQDASYLRLKNVMLSYNFPEHVVSKLKMQGLGLYFSADNLFTITDYEGGDPERTSVSGNFAQYPQARIFSLGMNVKF; translated from the coding sequence ATGAATACAAATCCAATGAATTTACGCCAAGTATTTGTGGGGCACAAGTATACTTGGATACTACTATTGCTGCTGGGTAATTTGCTATTGTTCGATAGAGCTTTTGCGCAAAATGAACGAGCGATTACTGGAAAAGTAACTGCCATTTCTGGAGAAAGTTTAGCGAGCGTAAGTGTGCGGGTAAAAAGTACGAATACGGTTACGTCTACAGATACAGACGGTAACTTTAAGCTGCTTGTTCCCATGGTGGGAGGGATTTTGGAATTTAGTTCTGTTGGTTTTCTTACACGAGAAATTACAATTGGAGACCAAACCGTTTTAACAGTTACCTTACAGGAAGATATCAGCGCACTGGATGAGGTGGTGGTAGTGGGCTACGGAACACAGAAAAAGGCAAACCTCACGGGTTCTGTGGGAGCGGTATCGGGAGAAATCTTAACACAGCGGCCTGCGCCGAATGCGGCAAATTTGCTGCAAGGGCGTGTTACAGGGGTTCAGGTGACGCAACCTTCGGGCGAGCCAGGGAGGGATAATCCCAACTTTTTAATTAGGGGTAGGAGTACTTTTGGTGGAAGTACGGCACCGTTAGTGCTTATAGATGGTGTTACAGGTTCGTTCAATAATCTTTCTCCCAATGATATAGAAAATGTAACGGTATTAAAAGACGCGGCATCGGCGGCAATCTACGGTGCCAGAGCAGCAAACGGAGTGGTTCTGGTTACTACTAAGAAAGGCAGAAGTGGTAAAGCAGTTTTTAATTATCATGCCAATGTGGCACGGCATTCCCCAACCGCACTGCCGGATTTAATTACCAACTCTGCGGAATATATGGAGCTGTATAACCAAGCGGCGGCAAGATCGGGAGTAGCATTTCGTTACCCGGAAGGAGAGATAGAGAAATACAGAAATGCAACTGATCGTAATCAATATCCAAATTTTGATAACGTCGACTACTATATCAACCCGGCCACGGTAACCAATCATAATCTATCAGTATCAGGAGGGGGAGAACGGAATACTTTTAATGCCTCGCTAAGTTATCTCGATCAACGGGCAATGATCAAGGGATACAATTTTAAACGCTATAACGGCTTGCTGAACTATACCAATGAATTAAGTAAAGCAATCACGGTGGGGACTATAATGAATATGACCTATAAAGACCGACAGGAACCACCCTTTACGGGAGAGAATATGGCGCTTGCCATTTATGCTGCAGGACCACTTTACGGTCCTTTTTTGCCTGATGGTAGCGGAAGAATTGTTTCTCGGGCCTATCAGCAGGAAGGAAGGAACCGTAACCCTCAGGAGTACTATGCTATGGGAGAGCAAAATACCAAAGAATATAATTTAAATGCACAGGCATTTATTGATATAAGACTCTTTAAAGGGTTTACCTGGACATCTAAAGTGGCAATTAATTATATTGATGAGTATTATAAAATGTATCAGAAGGATTATGACGCTTTTCTTTTTCAGAAAGATCCTTCGACAGATACCTATATAAGAGACACCTTTGGACCCGATATCCTAGGGGTAACCGACCAATATTCGAAAGTATTGAATCCTACGGTGTATTCGACGCTGACTTATGATGCACAAATTGAAGATCATACCTTCAGGGTCTTAGCGGGATATGAACAGATTTTCTATAAAAATCAGAACTTAAGGGGGAGAAGGATCAATACTGTTGCTCCCGTCTTAACGGATCTCACAGGTTACATGCCCGATGGGGAGTCGCTCTATTTTACACATCCCCGTTTACCCTCATTGGCAGGGCCATCCGAATGGGCCATGCAATCTTTCTTTGGTCGCCTGAATTACGATTACAAAGGGATTTATCTGCTGGAAGCAAACTTACGATACGATGGTACCTCAAAAGTATCGCCCGCCTATCGCTGGGGGCTATTCCCGTCAGTTTCGGCAGGATGGTTACTATCGAAAGAAAATTTTCTTGAGAACCAGTCCAATTGGTTGAGTGAGCTAAAGTTCAGGGGGTCTTATGGAACTTTAGGAAATCAGGATGTTGGAACGTATTTGTATCAGGATAATCTGGTAATCGGCAGTATTTACTATCCTTTTGGGAATGCAGATTTACAACAAGGTGCGGTGAACGATGTTTTCCGCGATCAGCGTATACGCTGGGAATCATCTAGGGTACTCGATTTTGGCTTCGACCTAAACGTAAAAAACGGTCTGTTAGGCATTACATTTGACTGGTTCAGACGTTCGGCATTTAATATTTTGGCGGCTCCTTCCGTTCCGGCGAGCTTAGGAGTTCCTTCACAGACCATCAATAATGGTAAGATGCGTAGTCAGGGAATAGAACTCGAACTAACTCATCAGCATCGTATCGGTGAAGTATCTTATGGAGCTAACTTCCAGATCTCTACTGCTAGAAACAAAGTGATTGATATCCAGATTCCTTTTAGAGGTTCTACCATCCAAGAAATTGGTCTTCCTTACAATGAGCATTTCCTTTACGAATGGGATGGCATTTTTCAGGAAGAAGATATCGGAAATCCGGCAGTGCCAAGACATGAACTGAATCCGAATCCGCGGGCGGGTGATTTAAAGATGAAAGATAAAAATGGTGATGGCGTGGTGAACGCTGATGACCGGATTGTAGTAAAAGGTGCTTATCCCGATTATATCTATTCATTTGGCTTTAATGTGGGATATAAAGGTTTTAGTTTACATGCATTTTTTCAGGGAGTGGAAGGTCTTAAGGCCAGAGTAAATAATTGGGGTGTCGATCCATTTATGCAAGGAACTGCTCCTACCTCGAAATGGAGGGATGCCTGGACGCCGGAGAATAGGAGTAATACCTTGCCGGCTATTTATATAGCAGGGTATTCTGGCGTTGCAAACTATGGTTCTTCTACTTATTATTTGCAAGATGCCTCTTACCTACGATTAAAGAATGTGATGTTATCCTACAACTTCCCTGAGCACGTCGTTTCTAAACTAAAGATGCAAGGGCTGGGATTATACTTTTCGGCAGATAATCTCTTTACAATCACCGATTACGAAGGCGGAGACCCGGAAAGAACAAGTGTCAGCGGGAATTTCGCGCAGTATCCACAAGCACGCATATTTAGTTTGGGAATGAATGTAAAATTTTAA
- a CDS encoding RagB/SusD family nutrient uptake outer membrane protein — translation MLRNKQLVTLSIVAIVSLLMACKKDFLDRNPLNSVSSQIFWTSEEDVNTALTGVYSRLQQNFLGYERVYLDGLSDNAFLDPGENNQPNMQNMTIGGISPGLTGAMVNMYTTPYRAIASCNYFLDNVDKAPINEQQLNNYQGEVRFIRALAYFDLAQTFGGVVIYTHFPETLDEAKIAKSSREEVYALIEEDLQFAIAHLPDEKYSGHAVRGSAQALMGRVLITQQKWAEAIPYLEDLINGGIYSLADNYAALFTTAGQANANINREIIFSTQYLAPANTHRVRPGAAGMDIELGWFSLMQPYKDLVDDYEMTDGNRADESPLFDPENPYANRDPRLDLTVKLPGEIWRNSSGEAWTGSYESYTGFLTEKYVDLSRAPFSSNTATASDQDYIHLRFADVLLMYAEARNEISGPDASVYDALDRVREREGIDMPSVNRTRYQNQENLRDYIRHERRVELALEGQRYNDLKRWNIAHLKLPTLRTPADRSLVFEPHHYLLPFSLAELDNNPYLVQNEGY, via the coding sequence ATGCTACGCAATAAACAATTAGTTACCTTATCAATAGTTGCAATAGTATCGCTATTGATGGCTTGCAAAAAGGATTTCTTGGATAGAAATCCGTTGAATAGCGTTTCCAGTCAGATATTTTGGACTTCAGAAGAGGATGTAAATACCGCTCTAACAGGTGTTTATTCTCGTTTACAACAAAATTTTTTGGGTTATGAACGGGTATATCTCGATGGGCTTTCTGATAATGCTTTTTTGGATCCAGGCGAAAACAATCAGCCTAACATGCAAAATATGACTATAGGGGGTATATCTCCGGGACTAACAGGGGCGATGGTTAACATGTACACTACACCTTACCGAGCCATCGCTTCATGTAATTATTTTTTGGATAATGTAGATAAAGCACCTATCAATGAACAGCAACTCAATAACTATCAAGGGGAAGTGAGGTTTATAAGAGCTCTGGCGTATTTTGACCTGGCGCAAACTTTTGGAGGAGTAGTGATTTATACACATTTCCCTGAAACGTTAGACGAGGCGAAGATCGCAAAAAGCTCGAGGGAAGAAGTTTATGCATTGATTGAAGAAGATCTTCAATTTGCAATCGCCCATTTGCCGGATGAAAAATACAGTGGACATGCTGTGCGGGGGAGCGCACAGGCTTTGATGGGGAGAGTTTTGATTACCCAACAGAAGTGGGCAGAGGCTATTCCATATTTGGAAGATCTTATCAATGGAGGAATCTATTCATTGGCAGATAATTACGCCGCTTTGTTTACAACAGCCGGTCAGGCAAATGCTAACATCAATCGGGAGATTATTTTTTCTACTCAATATTTAGCCCCGGCGAATACGCATCGGGTGAGACCTGGCGCGGCAGGTATGGATATTGAGCTGGGTTGGTTCTCGCTCATGCAGCCCTATAAAGATTTAGTAGATGATTATGAAATGACCGATGGAAACAGAGCGGACGAATCGCCTTTATTTGACCCGGAAAACCCCTATGCCAATCGAGACCCTCGCTTAGATCTTACCGTGAAACTCCCCGGAGAGATATGGCGTAACTCCTCGGGTGAAGCCTGGACGGGTAGTTATGAGTCTTACACCGGGTTTTTAACAGAAAAATATGTCGATCTTTCCCGCGCTCCTTTCTCCTCCAATACTGCCACAGCTTCTGATCAGGATTACATTCACCTCCGCTTTGCTGATGTCCTACTGATGTACGCTGAAGCACGAAATGAAATCAGCGGGCCGGATGCTAGCGTATATGATGCGTTGGACCGTGTGAGGGAGCGTGAAGGAATTGATATGCCATCAGTTAATCGCACACGTTATCAGAATCAGGAGAATCTACGGGATTATATTCGTCATGAACGACGTGTTGAACTGGCCTTAGAGGGACAACGTTATAACGATTTGAAAAGGTGGAATATTGCACACCTAAAGTTACCCACTTTGAGAACTCCAGCGGACCGATCTTTGGTGTTTGAACCTCACCACTATCTATTGCCATTTTCGCTTGCCGAACTAGATAATAACCCCTATTTAGTGCAAAATGAAGGATACTGA
- a CDS encoding glycoside hydrolase family 2 TIM barrel-domain containing protein → MLLACSWGNIHGQTVDGLPATIPPEPSIYAAEPWEDPLITSINREPARATAYSFASIEDAIQGSREISGRMLSLNGEWDFFFASKPADAPKDFYKGKVTGWDKLTVPSNWEMKGYDIPIYKSAVYPFRPVDPPRIPEDYNAVGSYQRSFTIPNDWQNMNVTLHFGGVSSAFKVWVNGKFLGYGEDSCLPSEFNVTPYLQDGENIVSVQVIRWSDGSYLEDQDHWRMSGIQREVMLLAEPKVRIADFHWQANLDQMYENAIFSVRPRIENFTGDSINGYTVEAQLYDEQRKPVFSKALQRSANDIVNEVYPRLDNVKFGLLEAHVKHPKKWSDEAPNLYTLVLSIRDDKGKLLEAKSCKVGFRTVTFDKTSGKLLINGKITYLYGVNRHDHHPEKGKALSRDDIKRDVQLIKQFNFNAIRTSHYPNDPYLYELCDEYGIFVMDEANYETHGLGGKLSNDPQWTHAFMERTNRMVLRDKNHPSVIIWSLGNEAGRGPNNAAMAAWIHDFDITRPVHYEPAMGSPRDSGYIDPSDSRYPKSNDHAHRIGNPVDQYYVDIISRFYPGIFTPDLLLDQKNGDNRPILFVEYAHAMGNSTGNMKEFWDVFRSRPRLIGGFIWEFKDHGITRTDSLGRPYFAYGGDFGEERHDGNFCIDGIVATDGRPKSAMYECKRVYQPIETELVDAKHGLISVRNRHAVLDLNAYVMEMELLENGKSILLKRLPTLSLHASGDTVLSLRQYLPALKNGNEYLLDLRFRLADDKPWADKNFEIAANQLTLTGLAEPAQQAQSLAKVVVVSTAKSYVLKAKNTEAAFSKSDGALISYKYNGKEQLAHPFLPHFTRPETDNDRKGWKPSKKLKSWYDAVPRLTKLQIDSTVKGQTKIISSYAVIPGSATVSVTYVLNGEGILKIINDLEAYPELPNIPKIGMQGGIKRTYDHIVWYGRGPQENYVDKRLGIDVGIYRLPLMDFIEPYVYPQENANRTDIRWMGFVDEKREGLLVVADSLLSMSAWPYTETEILHSKYDHELNEAGYITVNIDLVQMGVGGNDTWSDVSQPLPHYQVPAKRYQYAFYLLPMPEEKDLERKVSEIRF, encoded by the coding sequence ATGCTTTTAGCATGTTCATGGGGAAATATTCATGGGCAAACAGTGGATGGACTACCAGCTACTATACCGCCGGAGCCAAGTATTTATGCAGCTGAGCCTTGGGAGGATCCGTTAATTACCAGTATTAACCGGGAACCTGCCCGGGCGACTGCCTATTCTTTTGCTAGTATAGAGGACGCTATACAAGGTAGTAGGGAAATTTCTGGAAGGATGTTGTCTTTAAATGGTGAATGGGATTTTTTCTTTGCGTCCAAACCTGCAGATGCCCCTAAAGATTTCTATAAGGGGAAAGTAACGGGATGGGATAAGTTGACGGTGCCGTCCAACTGGGAAATGAAAGGATATGATATTCCGATATATAAAAGCGCAGTGTACCCCTTTAGACCGGTAGACCCTCCACGCATACCCGAAGATTATAATGCTGTAGGATCCTATCAGCGTTCGTTCACCATTCCGAACGATTGGCAAAATATGAATGTTACCCTACATTTCGGGGGTGTGAGTTCGGCTTTTAAGGTTTGGGTAAATGGAAAATTTCTGGGCTATGGGGAAGATAGTTGTCTGCCCTCCGAGTTTAATGTGACGCCATACTTACAAGATGGAGAAAACATAGTGTCTGTACAGGTTATCCGATGGAGTGATGGTTCTTATCTGGAAGATCAGGATCACTGGCGTATGAGCGGTATTCAAAGAGAGGTGATGCTTCTGGCTGAGCCTAAGGTACGTATTGCCGATTTTCACTGGCAGGCCAATTTAGACCAAATGTATGAGAACGCAATCTTCAGCGTGCGCCCACGTATTGAGAACTTTACCGGCGATTCTATAAATGGATATACTGTGGAGGCCCAATTATATGATGAGCAGCGAAAACCTGTTTTTTCCAAAGCCTTGCAACGATCTGCAAATGATATAGTTAACGAAGTGTACCCCCGTTTAGACAATGTGAAATTCGGTTTATTGGAGGCACACGTTAAGCACCCGAAAAAATGGAGTGATGAAGCCCCCAACCTGTATACCCTTGTCCTTTCCATTAGAGACGATAAGGGGAAGCTGTTGGAAGCTAAAAGCTGTAAAGTCGGCTTTAGAACTGTTACTTTTGATAAAACGAGCGGTAAGCTGCTGATTAATGGGAAAATTACTTATCTGTACGGAGTAAATAGGCATGATCACCATCCGGAAAAAGGGAAAGCGCTTTCTCGGGATGACATAAAAAGGGATGTGCAGCTCATTAAACAATTTAACTTTAATGCCATTCGTACCAGTCACTACCCCAATGATCCCTACCTCTATGAACTCTGTGATGAATATGGAATTTTTGTGATGGATGAAGCGAACTATGAGACGCATGGATTAGGAGGGAAACTCAGTAATGACCCGCAGTGGACTCATGCCTTTATGGAACGTACCAACCGAATGGTCTTACGAGATAAAAATCATCCATCTGTTATTATTTGGAGCTTGGGTAATGAGGCGGGACGAGGGCCAAATAATGCGGCAATGGCGGCGTGGATACACGATTTTGATATCACCCGTCCAGTGCATTACGAACCTGCTATGGGTAGCCCTAGAGACAGCGGATACATTGATCCATCTGACTCACGTTATCCGAAATCAAATGATCATGCTCATCGCATTGGTAACCCGGTCGACCAATATTATGTAGATATCATTAGTCGTTTCTACCCAGGGATATTTACGCCCGATTTGTTGCTCGACCAGAAAAATGGCGACAATAGGCCAATCCTTTTTGTGGAATATGCTCATGCTATGGGGAATTCAACCGGAAATATGAAGGAATTTTGGGACGTCTTTAGAAGTCGCCCTCGCTTAATAGGTGGCTTCATCTGGGAGTTTAAGGACCATGGAATCACAAGGACGGATAGTTTGGGTAGACCGTACTTTGCCTATGGAGGTGATTTTGGAGAAGAAAGGCACGATGGGAATTTCTGTATCGATGGCATAGTGGCAACAGATGGTCGTCCAAAATCGGCTATGTACGAATGTAAACGGGTTTACCAGCCTATAGAAACGGAACTGGTGGACGCTAAGCATGGCTTGATAAGCGTGCGTAATCGACATGCGGTACTTGATTTAAACGCCTATGTTATGGAAATGGAACTTTTAGAAAATGGTAAATCAATACTGCTTAAAAGGTTGCCCACTTTAAGTTTGCACGCTTCAGGTGATACCGTTCTTTCTTTACGGCAATATCTACCAGCTTTAAAAAATGGGAATGAGTATTTACTCGATCTGCGGTTTCGTTTAGCTGATGATAAACCCTGGGCAGATAAAAATTTTGAAATTGCGGCTAACCAACTAACGTTAACAGGATTGGCGGAACCCGCACAACAAGCGCAATCGCTTGCTAAGGTGGTAGTTGTTAGTACAGCAAAAAGTTATGTTTTGAAAGCGAAAAATACCGAAGCAGCCTTCAGTAAAAGCGACGGAGCGTTAATCTCCTATAAATATAACGGTAAAGAGCAACTTGCACATCCTTTTCTTCCACATTTTACCCGACCTGAAACAGATAATGACCGCAAGGGCTGGAAGCCAAGTAAAAAATTGAAATCTTGGTATGATGCGGTTCCGCGGCTGACCAAGTTGCAGATAGATAGCACTGTTAAAGGGCAAACGAAGATCATAAGTAGCTATGCTGTGATACCAGGCAGTGCAACAGTTTCGGTAACTTATGTACTCAACGGCGAAGGTATATTAAAGATTATCAATGATCTAGAGGCTTATCCAGAGTTGCCGAACATACCTAAAATTGGTATGCAGGGAGGAATAAAAAGAACCTACGACCATATAGTATGGTATGGTAGGGGGCCACAAGAAAATTATGTGGATAAAAGATTAGGAATAGATGTTGGAATTTATCGGTTGCCATTAATGGATTTTATTGAACCTTATGTATATCCACAGGAAAATGCCAATCGAACCGATATACGATGGATGGGGTTTGTAGATGAAAAACGAGAAGGGTTACTCGTGGTGGCTGATAGCTTGTTGAGCATGAGTGCATGGCCATATACAGAAACAGAGATTTTACATAGTAAATACGATCATGAACTTAATGAGGCAGGTTACATAACGGTAAATATAGACTTAGTACAGATGGGGGTGGGAGGGAACGATACCTGGTCTGACGTATCACAACCTTTGCCACACTACCAAGTGCCCGCAAAGCGATATCAATATGCCTTTTATTTGTTACCCATGCCAGAAGAAAAAGACTTGGAGAGAAAAGTAAGTGAAATTAGATTTTAA
- a CDS encoding extracellular solute-binding protein, protein MNSERIVLKGITWNHSRGFVPMVATAQRFGEENPEVEIKWEKRSLQAFADFSVEDLAESYDLLVIDHPWAGFAAKTKSVLPLDAYLASSFLKDQQNNSVGQSYNSYHFDNHQWALAIDAATPVASSRPDLLKRNRLELPKTFHDLLLLADEGVVGFPMIAIDTLMNFYMFCCSLGEAPCQTDQFVVSDHVGRQALLYFKQLADKIDKRFHNYNPIRVYEEMVNEDHVAYCPFAYGYANYARYGYAARELQFHDLVSLNGQHMQSTLGGTGVAISANCRHIEHALRYICYVASPFCQTGLYFDSGGQPGHLDAWKSVYTNEQTGNYFYRTLPALERAFLRPRYHGHLFFQDYAGDIIRSYLIENGDEGVLLSKLNELYQESKALV, encoded by the coding sequence ATGAATAGTGAACGAATTGTGTTAAAAGGAATTACATGGAACCACAGCAGAGGGTTTGTGCCAATGGTGGCCACTGCGCAACGTTTCGGCGAAGAGAACCCGGAAGTGGAGATTAAATGGGAAAAGCGCTCATTGCAAGCATTTGCAGACTTCTCGGTTGAGGACTTGGCCGAATCATATGATTTATTGGTAATTGATCATCCGTGGGCAGGTTTTGCGGCGAAAACTAAAAGCGTGCTGCCCTTAGATGCCTATTTAGCGTCTTCATTCTTGAAAGATCAACAGAACAATAGTGTAGGACAGTCGTATAATAGTTACCATTTTGATAATCATCAATGGGCACTGGCTATTGATGCTGCCACACCCGTAGCATCAAGTAGACCTGATCTTCTGAAAAGAAATCGGCTAGAATTACCTAAAACCTTTCATGATTTATTGTTACTGGCAGATGAAGGAGTTGTAGGTTTTCCCATGATCGCGATCGATACCTTGATGAATTTTTATATGTTCTGTTGTTCACTGGGTGAAGCGCCCTGTCAAACTGATCAATTTGTGGTGAGTGACCATGTCGGCAGGCAGGCCCTACTATATTTCAAGCAACTAGCTGATAAAATAGATAAGCGTTTTCACAATTATAACCCTATAAGGGTATATGAAGAAATGGTTAATGAGGACCACGTAGCTTATTGTCCTTTTGCTTATGGATATGCTAATTATGCACGTTATGGTTATGCTGCGCGTGAGCTGCAGTTTCATGATCTGGTGAGCTTAAATGGACAACATATGCAAAGTACCCTAGGAGGAACTGGGGTAGCTATCTCGGCCAACTGTCGGCACATCGAGCACGCACTTCGCTATATCTGTTATGTGGCTTCCCCGTTCTGTCAAACTGGATTATATTTTGATAGTGGTGGGCAACCTGGACATTTAGATGCATGGAAGTCGGTATATACCAACGAACAAACGGGTAATTATTTTTATCGTACACTGCCTGCTCTGGAACGTGCGTTCTTACGACCGCGTTATCATGGACATTTGTTTTTTCAAGATTATGCAGGTGATATCATAAGGAGCTATTTAATAGAGAACGGAGATGAGGGGGTATTGCTAAGTAAATTGAATGAATTGTATCAGGAATCAAAAGCACTCGTATAA
- a CDS encoding CaiB/BaiF CoA-transferase family protein — translation MKPLEGILVLEFAQFMAGPLAGLKLADLGARVIKIERPEKGEGGRQIAIKNLFIEDDSLVFHTINRNKESYAADLKKPEDLAKVKRLIARADVITHNFRPGVMEKIGLSYPDVCRINPSIVYGAVSGYGSYGPWANKPGQDLLVQALSGLTWLSGTKHDGPVPFGLAVADMFCGAHLVQGILAGILKRNKTKRSVLVEISLLESILDMQFELLTTYLNDGRKPPQRSAVKGGGHPYLSAPYGIYKTSDGYLALAMGDLLAIGTCIGSDLSAYTDKATWFEKRDEITEMLNGHFKHQQTAYWCNQLEKKGIWCAMVYNYHQALQHKAFQVLGMLQEVTLANGKALITTRNPIQIDSVSLYANRGAPKVGANTFSIDHEFNII, via the coding sequence ATGAAACCTTTGGAAGGCATATTGGTATTGGAGTTTGCCCAATTTATGGCTGGGCCGCTAGCGGGACTTAAACTGGCAGACCTTGGTGCGCGGGTCATTAAGATTGAGCGACCGGAAAAAGGTGAAGGGGGAAGGCAGATCGCTATTAAAAATCTGTTCATTGAAGACGATAGCTTGGTGTTCCATACCATTAATAGGAATAAAGAGTCATATGCAGCCGACTTAAAGAAACCTGAAGATCTAGCTAAAGTGAAACGACTTATTGCACGTGCAGATGTGATAACACATAATTTCAGACCAGGTGTGATGGAAAAAATCGGACTTAGTTACCCGGACGTATGTAGAATAAACCCAAGCATTGTATATGGTGCCGTCAGTGGTTATGGTAGTTATGGGCCCTGGGCTAATAAACCCGGGCAGGACTTATTGGTTCAGGCCTTATCAGGTTTGACATGGCTCTCTGGTACTAAGCACGATGGGCCTGTTCCTTTTGGCTTGGCCGTTGCTGACATGTTTTGTGGTGCTCATCTTGTTCAGGGAATATTAGCCGGAATATTGAAACGCAATAAGACAAAAAGAAGTGTATTGGTGGAAATAAGCTTGTTAGAATCGATTTTGGATATGCAGTTTGAATTGCTAACAACATACTTAAATGATGGAAGAAAGCCTCCCCAACGGAGTGCGGTAAAGGGGGGAGGGCATCCTTATCTGAGTGCTCCATACGGTATATACAAAACCAGTGACGGGTACTTAGCATTAGCAATGGGAGACCTACTGGCCATAGGAACATGTATTGGCAGTGATCTTTCAGCTTATACCGATAAAGCAACATGGTTCGAGAAGCGGGATGAAATAACTGAGATGTTGAACGGGCATTTCAAACATCAGCAAACAGCATATTGGTGCAATCAATTGGAAAAAAAAGGAATTTGGTGTGCCATGGTTTATAATTATCACCAGGCACTTCAACACAAGGCTTTTCAGGTATTGGGTATGCTACAGGAGGTAACCTTGGCAAATGGAAAGGCACTCATTACTACGCGAAATCCGATACAGATTGACAGCGTGAGCTTATACGCTAATAGGGGCGCCCCGAAAGTGGGGGCAAACACCTTTAGCATTGACCATGAATTTAATATCATATAA